A window of Fodinibius salinus contains these coding sequences:
- the greA gene encoding transcription elongation factor GreA — protein sequence MEKNYLSREGFEELEEELEDLKGRGRREIAEEIAEARAKGDLSENAEYDAAKEAQGMLEKRIAELENALANARILDEEDVNTDKAYLLSTITIYNHNVDKEVKYTLVSKDEADFKENKISVESPIGQAILGQEIGDVVDVEVPAGELKLEIKKIER from the coding sequence GTGGAAAAGAATTATTTATCCCGTGAAGGATTTGAAGAATTGGAGGAGGAGCTTGAAGATCTCAAGGGCCGCGGACGCCGAGAAATCGCTGAAGAGATTGCTGAGGCTCGTGCCAAGGGAGATTTAAGTGAAAATGCCGAATATGATGCGGCGAAAGAGGCGCAAGGCATGCTAGAAAAACGTATTGCTGAGCTTGAAAATGCCTTGGCCAACGCTCGTATTCTTGATGAGGAAGATGTCAATACAGACAAAGCCTACCTGCTTTCTACAATTACGATTTATAATCATAATGTAGATAAAGAGGTTAAATATACCCTTGTGTCTAAAGATGAAGCGGACTTTAAAGAAAATAAGATTTCGGTTGAATCGCCTATTGGTCAGGCTATTTTAGGCCAGGAAATAGGGGACGTAGTAGACGTTGAAGTACCAGCCGGAGAACTGAAGTTAGAAATCAAAAAAATTGAACGATAA
- a CDS encoding UDP-glucose dehydrogenase family protein — protein sequence MDIAVIGTGYVGLVSGTCFADSGNDVTCVDIDEDKVAQLRDGQIPIYEPGLEPIFARSIREGRLRFTTEIQQAVGEADIVFLCLPTPPGGDGQADLSAVMSVAGQIGPLLEGYTVVVNKSTVPVGTGDRLEEAIAEKASSDRFAVVSNPEFLREGAAVEDFMKPERVVVGTDSDRAAETMTTLYEPFVRSGNPIITMDRRSAELTKYAANAMLATKITFMNEIANICERVGGNVDNIRRGIGTDSRIGKRFLFAGIGYGGSCFPKDVQAIHHTAGEHGYDFKIVDAVMSVNNSQKTSIVRKMERYYGTDDFSGKTFGMWGLSFKPETDDIREAPALYIAEELVGRGAKLLAYDPEAIGTFKEATSQVVLDNTTFVHNQQEALDDIDALVICTEWNEFRRPTVDRFQDHMKQPVIFDGRNLYNLERAAKAGITYISVGRPAVGVDEELIEK from the coding sequence ATGGATATAGCGGTTATAGGCACCGGATATGTGGGGCTGGTCAGTGGCACTTGCTTCGCCGATTCCGGCAATGATGTAACGTGTGTTGATATTGATGAAGACAAGGTGGCCCAGTTGCGCGACGGGCAGATCCCCATTTACGAGCCGGGCCTGGAGCCGATCTTCGCCCGCAGCATCCGCGAGGGACGGCTCCGCTTTACCACGGAGATCCAGCAGGCGGTAGGAGAGGCCGATATCGTGTTCTTGTGCTTGCCGACCCCGCCCGGCGGCGACGGGCAGGCCGACCTCTCGGCGGTCATGAGCGTGGCCGGACAGATAGGTCCGCTCCTCGAGGGGTATACTGTGGTTGTCAACAAGTCGACCGTGCCGGTCGGCACCGGCGACCGCCTCGAAGAGGCCATTGCCGAGAAAGCGAGCAGCGACCGCTTTGCTGTGGTCTCCAACCCCGAGTTCCTCCGCGAGGGGGCGGCCGTGGAAGACTTTATGAAGCCCGAACGCGTCGTTGTTGGCACCGACAGCGACCGGGCGGCCGAGACCATGACTACCCTGTACGAGCCGTTTGTACGCTCGGGGAATCCCATTATTACCATGGATCGCCGCAGCGCCGAGCTGACCAAATATGCTGCCAATGCGATGCTGGCCACCAAGATTACCTTTATGAACGAAATCGCCAACATCTGCGAGCGGGTGGGCGGCAACGTAGACAACATCCGCCGGGGGATCGGTACCGACTCCCGCATCGGCAAGCGCTTTTTGTTTGCCGGCATCGGCTACGGAGGCAGCTGTTTCCCCAAGGACGTCCAGGCGATCCACCATACAGCCGGCGAGCATGGCTACGATTTTAAGATTGTGGATGCGGTGATGAGCGTGAACAACAGCCAGAAGACCTCCATTGTCCGCAAAATGGAGCGGTACTACGGCACCGATGACTTCAGCGGCAAGACCTTTGGGATGTGGGGGTTGAGCTTCAAGCCCGAGACCGATGACATCCGCGAGGCTCCGGCGCTGTATATTGCCGAAGAGCTGGTAGGCCGAGGGGCCAAGCTCCTAGCCTATGATCCGGAAGCTATTGGTACCTTTAAGGAAGCGACCAGCCAGGTTGTCCTCGACAATACCACCTTTGTCCACAACCAGCAGGAAGCCCTGGACGACATAGATGCGCTCGTGATTTGTACCGAGTGGAACGAGTTTCGCCGGCCGACCGTCGACCGCTTCCAAGACCATATGAAGCAGCCGGTGATCTTTGACGGACGCAACCTGTATAACCTGGAACGAGCGGCCAAGGCAGGGATTACGTATATCAGTGTGGGACGTCCTGCGGTTGGAGTTGATGAAGAGCTTATTGAGAAATAG
- a CDS encoding UDP-glucuronic acid decarboxylase family protein, whose amino-acid sequence MSKKKKRVLITGGAGFLGSHLCDRYLSEGYEVICMDNLSTGSADNIAHLTGNDHFSFVKHDVTNYIHVGGDLDLILHFASPASPIDYLEMPIQTLKVGSLGTHKALGLAKAKDARFLLASTSEVYGDPKTHPQAEDYWGNVNPIGHRGVYDEAKRFAEAMAMAYHRYHGVETRIVRIFNTYGSRMRIHDGRALPTFMRQALRGNPLTVYGDGSQTRSFMYVDDLVEGVWRLSQSDYTEPVNIGNPQEISILEFAKEIIDLTGSDSKITFEELPKDDPQVRQPDISQAKKVLEWEPKYDRREGLSKTFDYFKKKSLPE is encoded by the coding sequence ATGAGCAAAAAGAAAAAACGTGTTCTCATCACTGGTGGCGCCGGATTTCTGGGTTCACATCTTTGTGATCGATATTTATCCGAAGGTTATGAAGTAATCTGCATGGATAACCTTTCCACCGGCAGTGCCGATAATATTGCGCATTTAACAGGTAACGATCATTTTAGTTTTGTCAAACATGATGTGACGAATTACATCCACGTAGGTGGTGATCTTGATCTGATTTTGCACTTTGCGTCTCCCGCATCGCCGATAGATTACCTGGAAATGCCCATCCAGACCTTAAAGGTGGGATCACTCGGTACTCACAAGGCACTGGGTTTAGCAAAAGCTAAAGACGCTCGCTTTCTGCTGGCCTCTACCAGCGAAGTGTATGGTGATCCCAAGACCCACCCACAGGCCGAAGACTACTGGGGGAATGTGAACCCCATCGGTCATCGCGGGGTCTATGACGAAGCCAAACGATTTGCCGAAGCCATGGCCATGGCTTATCACCGGTATCATGGTGTAGAAACGCGTATTGTACGAATTTTTAATACTTATGGTTCTCGGATGCGCATCCACGACGGACGCGCGCTGCCTACTTTCATGAGGCAGGCCCTGCGCGGGAATCCGTTGACCGTCTATGGAGACGGCTCGCAGACGCGTTCTTTTATGTATGTGGATGATCTGGTAGAAGGCGTTTGGCGATTATCCCAGAGTGACTATACCGAGCCGGTCAATATTGGTAACCCCCAAGAAATTAGTATCCTGGAATTTGCCAAAGAAATTATCGATCTGACTGGCTCTGACAGCAAAATAACTTTTGAAGAACTACCCAAAGACGATCCACAAGTACGTCAGCCGGATATCAGCCAGGCAAAAAAGGTACTGGAGTGGGAGCCCAAGTACGATAGAAGGGAAGGACTGTCAAAGACTTTTGATTACTTTAAGAAGAAATCGCTGCCTGAGTAA
- a CDS encoding NUDIX domain-containing protein yields the protein MSRLVDVYPYSIEKDQIQFLVLKRSADVRYAGQWRMVGGKVKENEEATDAAIRELKEETGLSPDIFWTIPSINQFYDQQSDTIHHIPAFGAQVNHSEQLSLNHEHREWQWVLEDDVEDYIKWPEQRRLMNLLANIVTDNEILDAWINKQ from the coding sequence ATGAGTCGCCTTGTAGATGTGTATCCGTATAGCATAGAAAAAGATCAGATTCAGTTTTTGGTATTGAAGCGATCAGCCGATGTTCGCTATGCCGGACAATGGCGTATGGTTGGCGGTAAGGTAAAAGAAAATGAAGAAGCGACAGATGCTGCTATCCGTGAATTAAAGGAAGAGACGGGATTAAGTCCTGATATTTTTTGGACAATTCCCTCGATAAATCAGTTTTATGACCAACAGTCTGATACTATTCACCATATTCCCGCTTTTGGGGCGCAGGTTAATCACAGTGAACAACTTAGCCTGAATCACGAGCACCGCGAATGGCAATGGGTTTTGGAAGATGACGTTGAAGACTATATTAAATGGCCGGAACAACGCAGGTTGATGAATCTACTTGCGAACATTGTTACAGATAATGAAATACTGGACGCGTGGATAAACAAACAGTAG
- a CDS encoding caspase family protein, translated as MRKFSYILLLAFFAGGLWSCTSGRWMVKDRSAVDTTEYKVLEQNRFLQQADSVNPQSPTLQLNLMSRTKYQYSQRLLAERQIQDYKLQPGFMALGLTGAALSFYGANSSAFSSGRSRGYSLTLNAVGVLLTTASFLNFKAVGEPRPTGEERYLRNVGNSIRVDTVHIQSKPNDKPSVTIQYGDLTISEQQLTINNGQLTVPLAEPINELNLEGSDPGTVGVSVAFEDSTYSYEFPISDVLQPYANVTARFSPLRNTSDDTADNIVADLVEGSKLQINNTSFENWYQVLYGIAEHYVAKDDAEIVWRPSDFKQEEQIKTVSRIAFGDVDVESNISILRGNHPNAIGLIITNENYASGNERMYAHRDGRLIKTYLNNAIGYSEEQIYELQDFSNPSEVSHILSEIRLAANEESELTVYLSGYGQISEGKNSTVSMLGVSTDTSSVQSAVSFRQILEQINTITSGQILIISDLDFSSSSQLKNYSAAERNRLLSASSEVLLDANPQSAVLFSSRLNQPSALYQSVQEDKKHHIFPYFFTKALQQRNTTLTDIYQYLQRNVSYTTRKLHDRPQDPLLLGNTTIDLQN; from the coding sequence GTGAGGAAATTTTCCTACATATTGTTACTGGCGTTTTTTGCGGGTGGATTATGGAGCTGTACCAGCGGCCGTTGGATGGTCAAAGATCGTTCTGCTGTTGACACCACCGAGTACAAAGTGTTGGAGCAGAATCGATTTTTACAGCAGGCTGATTCTGTAAATCCCCAAAGCCCTACGTTGCAGCTTAATTTAATGTCTCGCACCAAATATCAGTATTCTCAACGGCTGCTGGCCGAGCGTCAAATTCAAGATTATAAGCTTCAGCCCGGTTTTATGGCCTTGGGATTAACAGGAGCCGCCTTGTCTTTTTATGGCGCCAACTCTTCGGCTTTCAGCAGTGGTAGATCAAGAGGCTATTCACTAACACTGAATGCTGTGGGGGTACTGTTGACGACAGCAAGTTTTCTAAACTTTAAGGCTGTTGGTGAGCCTCGACCTACCGGTGAAGAACGATACCTGCGCAATGTGGGCAACAGTATTCGCGTAGATACTGTACATATTCAATCAAAACCCAATGATAAGCCGTCTGTGACTATTCAATATGGTGATTTGACCATTTCAGAACAGCAGTTGACCATTAATAACGGCCAGCTAACTGTTCCACTGGCTGAACCGATTAATGAACTTAACCTAGAAGGGTCTGATCCCGGAACGGTCGGAGTATCTGTTGCTTTTGAAGATTCTACTTATTCTTATGAGTTCCCAATATCTGATGTACTGCAGCCGTACGCTAATGTCACTGCTCGGTTTTCGCCGCTAAGAAATACCTCCGATGATACGGCTGATAATATTGTGGCAGATTTGGTTGAGGGCAGTAAGCTGCAAATTAACAATACCAGTTTTGAAAATTGGTACCAGGTTTTATACGGTATTGCAGAGCATTATGTTGCCAAAGATGATGCCGAAATTGTTTGGCGTCCTTCCGATTTTAAGCAAGAAGAGCAGATCAAAACCGTTTCTCGTATTGCTTTCGGTGACGTAGATGTAGAGAGTAATATATCCATTTTAAGGGGAAATCATCCTAATGCCATTGGATTGATAATTACTAACGAAAATTATGCATCTGGTAACGAGCGAATGTATGCTCACCGTGATGGCCGCCTAATCAAAACCTATTTAAACAATGCTATTGGTTATTCCGAAGAGCAGATTTATGAACTCCAAGATTTCAGCAATCCTTCTGAAGTCAGCCATATTCTCTCTGAAATTCGTTTAGCTGCCAATGAAGAATCAGAACTGACGGTATATTTGAGTGGTTATGGTCAGATTTCTGAAGGCAAGAATTCTACTGTCAGCATGCTGGGAGTTAGCACAGATACCTCCAGTGTACAGTCTGCTGTCTCTTTCAGGCAAATCTTAGAACAAATAAATACCATAACTTCCGGACAGATACTCATTATTTCTGACCTTGATTTTAGTTCTTCCAGTCAATTAAAGAATTATAGTGCTGCCGAAAGGAATCGGCTGTTATCAGCTTCATCAGAAGTATTGTTGGATGCTAATCCCCAGTCAGCCGTACTTTTTTCTTCGCGTCTTAATCAGCCTTCGGCACTATATCAATCCGTTCAGGAAGACAAGAAACACCACATTTTCCCCTACTTCTTTACCAAAGCATTACAGCAGCGAAACACTACGTTGACAGATATCTACCAGTATTTGCAGCGAAATGTATCTTATACAACGCGTAAATTGCATGATCGTCCTCAAGATCCTCTGTTGTTGGGCAATACAACCATAGATTTACAGAATTAA
- a CDS encoding EamA family transporter, whose product MAYLFIILSSVCSLTIAHLLKLTEVKELRTLNTLTVNYIVAAVFALVVDLNGSGTTNLGSQTTVLLIFCGLVGAFFISNFVVYGKSVHTNGVGITIASMRMSLLIPVLISVFFYVEYLDGVRLAGVVLVFGAMALLVPKKNNKLKVGSINASWLLLIIFVLSGFADASLKIYQEEFSTNLNELTFMGMIFVGAFIIGLLICIFREGPIIRKKEAMLGAVIGIPNLYSSIFLIYALDGISGSVAYPIVNILNVLGGTFLGLLVWNDKVSYKQWAGIAAAIIAILLLI is encoded by the coding sequence ATGGCATACCTCTTTATCATCCTCAGTTCTGTATGTTCGCTGACAATTGCACATTTGCTTAAGCTAACGGAAGTGAAAGAACTGCGAACGCTTAATACGTTAACGGTTAACTATATAGTTGCGGCTGTTTTTGCGCTGGTTGTAGATTTAAACGGTAGTGGAACGACAAATTTGGGTTCGCAAACCACCGTCTTGCTTATATTTTGTGGCTTAGTAGGCGCCTTTTTTATTAGCAACTTTGTTGTTTATGGTAAATCGGTGCACACTAACGGAGTGGGGATCACCATTGCTTCTATGCGTATGTCATTGCTCATTCCCGTGCTTATATCCGTCTTTTTCTACGTCGAATACCTAGACGGTGTAAGGCTGGCAGGTGTTGTGCTAGTCTTTGGAGCTATGGCACTGTTAGTCCCCAAAAAGAACAACAAGCTTAAAGTGGGGAGTATTAATGCCTCTTGGCTGCTGCTTATCATTTTTGTGCTGTCAGGTTTTGCGGATGCATCCCTGAAAATTTATCAAGAAGAGTTCAGCACTAACCTTAACGAACTTACTTTTATGGGGATGATTTTTGTAGGTGCATTTATCATCGGGCTCCTTATTTGCATATTTCGAGAAGGGCCAATTATTCGAAAAAAAGAAGCTATGCTGGGAGCCGTCATCGGAATTCCCAATTTATACTCTTCAATTTTCTTAATTTATGCGCTTGATGGCATAAGTGGATCTGTTGCCTATCCCATTGTGAACATTTTGAACGTACTTGGTGGTACATTCTTGGGATTGCTGGTCTGGAATGATAAAGTTTCATACAAACAATGGGCCGGTATCGCAGCCGCAATTATTGCAATCTTACTGTTGATATAG
- the pta gene encoding phosphate acetyltransferase, with protein sequence MESIIEDIRNRASEKGKTIVFPETDDPRILQAACHLVTQDICDVILIGDEKEVNKKAKEEKVKLPAAIQYHSTAEVTEEMVTHLYNRRKHKEISRYEAEQKLSQDSLYFGAALVAVGVADGCVAGSLATTGEVIRAAIHNIGLREGTDIVSSTFLMALKDGQVLTYADCGVVPYPDEKELADIAIESARTHRLLMQEEATVAMLSFSTKGSAKHEKTQLVTNALEKVQKKAPELQIDGELQFDAAFVPEVAKRKAPESNVAGKANTFIFPNLDAGNIAYKITERLAGASATGPILQGLAHPMMDLSRGCSWQDIVNASCVAILFAGQTS encoded by the coding sequence ATGGAATCCATAATTGAAGATATTCGAAATCGTGCATCAGAGAAAGGAAAGACAATTGTGTTCCCGGAAACCGATGACCCGCGCATATTGCAGGCTGCATGTCATTTGGTAACCCAAGATATCTGTGATGTTATACTCATAGGTGATGAAAAAGAGGTTAATAAAAAAGCGAAGGAAGAAAAGGTTAAACTTCCGGCGGCAATACAATATCATTCCACCGCTGAGGTGACTGAAGAAATGGTAACACATTTGTACAACCGCAGAAAACATAAAGAAATATCTCGATATGAGGCAGAACAAAAACTGTCGCAAGATTCACTGTATTTTGGCGCCGCACTCGTAGCAGTAGGTGTTGCGGATGGTTGTGTAGCGGGATCGCTGGCTACCACGGGAGAGGTAATTCGAGCAGCTATCCATAATATAGGACTTAGAGAGGGAACAGATATTGTCTCGAGTACATTTTTGATGGCACTGAAAGATGGACAAGTGCTTACCTATGCAGATTGTGGCGTCGTTCCTTATCCAGATGAAAAGGAACTAGCTGATATTGCTATTGAGTCAGCTCGAACTCACCGATTGCTAATGCAGGAGGAGGCAACGGTAGCTATGCTCTCATTTTCGACCAAGGGTAGTGCGAAACATGAGAAAACGCAACTAGTGACTAATGCTTTGGAAAAGGTGCAAAAAAAAGCTCCCGAATTACAGATTGACGGGGAATTGCAGTTTGATGCAGCTTTTGTACCCGAAGTGGCAAAACGCAAAGCACCGGAATCCAATGTGGCAGGCAAAGCTAATACCTTTATTTTTCCCAACTTGGATGCGGGCAATATTGCCTATAAAATTACCGAACGTCTGGCTGGAGCATCAGCTACCGGACCAATACTGCAGGGCTTAGCCCATCCAATGATGGATCTTTCCCGCGGGTGTAGCTGGCAGGATATTGTGAATGCCAGCTGCGTAGCAATATTATTTGCAGGTCAAACATCTTGA
- the sufB gene encoding Fe-S cluster assembly protein SufB codes for MSETEALESMVGGEYKYGFTTDVEYEDFPTGINEDIIREISRRKDEPEWVLEFRLEAFEKWKQMEEPDWPNVEYEKPNFDEIQYYSSPKKENGEKPESLDDVDPQILETYEKLGIPLQEQKQLQGVAVDAVFDSESIFTTFKEKLADAGVIFCSISEAIQDHPELVKEYMGSVVPKGDNFYAALNSAVFSDGSFVYVPEDTVCPMDLSTYFRINNMQSGQFERTLIICEDNSHVSYLEGCTAPMYQENQLHAAVVELVALEDAEIKYSTIQNWYSGDEQGQGGIFNFVTKRGHCRGDNSKISWTQVETGSAITWKYPSVIMQGDGSIGEFFSVAVTNNRQQADTGTKMIHVGEDTKSTIISKGISAGESDNSYRGQVKISPRAENAQNYSVCDSMLIGQTCGAHTFPYIESANPTAKVEHEASTSRVGEDQIFYLQQRGMDEDDAISLIVNGFCKEVLQELPMEFAVEADKLLGIKLEGSVG; via the coding sequence ATGAGTGAAACTGAAGCGCTTGAATCCATGGTAGGTGGTGAGTATAAGTATGGTTTTACCACTGATGTGGAATATGAAGATTTTCCTACTGGAATTAATGAGGATATTATCCGGGAAATATCTCGTCGCAAAGACGAGCCGGAGTGGGTACTGGAGTTCCGGCTTGAAGCTTTTGAAAAATGGAAGCAGATGGAAGAACCTGACTGGCCCAATGTTGAGTACGAAAAGCCCAATTTTGATGAAATCCAGTATTACTCTTCGCCTAAGAAAGAGAACGGAGAAAAGCCGGAAAGCCTGGATGATGTAGATCCACAAATTCTGGAAACGTATGAAAAACTGGGTATTCCACTGCAGGAGCAAAAACAGCTGCAGGGTGTTGCCGTTGATGCTGTTTTTGACAGTGAGTCTATTTTTACCACTTTTAAAGAAAAGCTAGCCGATGCGGGCGTTATTTTCTGTTCTATTTCTGAAGCTATTCAGGATCATCCTGAACTGGTGAAAGAGTATATGGGATCAGTCGTTCCCAAAGGTGATAACTTTTATGCAGCTCTGAATTCTGCAGTCTTTTCTGACGGATCGTTTGTTTACGTTCCGGAAGATACGGTATGTCCGATGGATCTTTCTACATACTTTCGTATCAACAATATGCAGTCGGGGCAGTTTGAGCGCACGCTCATTATCTGCGAAGATAACAGCCACGTAAGCTATTTGGAAGGCTGTACCGCACCGATGTATCAAGAAAATCAGTTGCATGCTGCTGTTGTTGAGCTTGTTGCTCTTGAAGATGCAGAAATTAAATATTCTACGATTCAGAACTGGTATTCCGGAGATGAACAAGGCCAGGGCGGTATCTTTAATTTCGTTACAAAGCGTGGACACTGCCGCGGTGATAACTCTAAAATATCTTGGACACAAGTAGAAACTGGTTCCGCTATTACCTGGAAATACCCCAGCGTGATAATGCAAGGAGATGGTTCTATAGGAGAGTTTTTCTCTGTGGCTGTAACGAATAATCGTCAACAGGCTGATACCGGTACTAAGATGATTCACGTGGGTGAAGACACAAAGAGTACCATTATTTCGAAAGGTATTTCGGCCGGTGAATCTGACAACAGTTATCGCGGGCAGGTAAAAATTAGTCCACGTGCCGAAAATGCGCAAAACTATTCGGTTTGTGATTCCATGCTTATCGGACAAACCTGTGGTGCGCACACCTTCCCCTATATCGAATCAGCCAATCCGACGGCCAAGGTAGAGCACGAGGCTTCTACTAGTCGAGTTGGCGAAGATCAGATCTTTTATCTGCAACAGCGCGGCATGGATGAAGATGACGCAATTTCGCTCATCGTTAATGGTTTTTGCAAGGAGGTATTGCAGGAGCTGCCGATGGAATTTGCTGTGGAGGCTGATAAACTGCTGGGCATTAAGCTTGAAGGCAGTGTCGGTTAA
- the sufC gene encoding Fe-S cluster assembly ATPase SufC, translating into MLEVKDLHVCVEEDPSEKILKGVNLTINKGEIHAIMGPNGSGKSTLSKVVAGHEAYEVTQGDILFEGESILELDPEERAHLGVFLAFQYPVEVPGVTNKTLLRQAYNTIAQEQGREELDPLQFEDYAKEKLELIDMKPEFLERSINAGFSGGEKKRNEIFQMAVLNPKLSFLDETDSGLDIDALKTVANGINQIADEDKAICMVTHYQRILDYITPDHVHVMIDGKIAKSGDKELAVKLEEQGYDWLIDTAAASV; encoded by the coding sequence GTGTTAGAAGTCAAAGATTTACATGTATGTGTGGAAGAGGATCCATCTGAAAAAATCCTCAAAGGCGTTAACTTGACAATTAATAAAGGTGAGATCCATGCGATCATGGGTCCCAACGGAAGCGGTAAGAGTACGCTCTCTAAAGTTGTTGCCGGTCATGAAGCTTATGAAGTGACACAAGGTGACATTCTTTTTGAAGGAGAGAGCATCTTGGAGCTTGACCCTGAAGAACGTGCTCACTTGGGCGTTTTTCTTGCTTTTCAGTATCCTGTTGAGGTTCCGGGTGTAACCAACAAAACGTTGTTGCGCCAGGCATATAATACTATTGCCCAAGAACAGGGCAGAGAAGAGCTGGATCCACTGCAGTTTGAAGATTATGCGAAGGAAAAGCTCGAACTGATTGACATGAAGCCTGAATTTCTGGAGCGTAGTATCAATGCTGGTTTTAGCGGTGGTGAGAAGAAGCGCAACGAAATTTTCCAAATGGCCGTACTCAATCCTAAGCTTTCATTCTTGGATGAAACTGACTCAGGACTCGATATTGATGCTTTAAAAACAGTAGCCAACGGTATCAATCAAATTGCTGATGAGGATAAAGCCATATGTATGGTTACACACTATCAGCGTATTTTAGATTATATCACACCTGATCACGTTCATGTGATGATTGATGGAAAGATTGCAAAATCCGGTGACAAAGAGCTGGCTGTGAAGCTCGAGGAGCAAGGATACGACTGGTTGATTGATACAGCAGCTGCATCTGTATAA
- the sufD gene encoding Fe-S cluster assembly protein SufD, which yields MKQQKERTFLKDLLNFQGSLNGQSKLLDKVRLKGAEGVRNTSFPTKKLEDWKFISLRDLYRDSYELASNLEVEASDISEHYLPESEGSRLVFVNGSFSAEHSSTDALPDEVVIGNIAQLAADDNDLIKDHLNKYVENNFENDVFSSFNSAFLKDGAFIYVPEDVTVEAPVHLLYVQTDADENYFTTSRSVVVADKNSEITIVEDHIGLADNKYFNLPVVEVNLEEDAYVKHTKIQRDSREAIHIARTAAFVDHHADYESYTITLGAKLSRNEPRISQRDEEVEFTVDGLVLIDGEQVSDTHSVMDHRFSHAESHQLHKCVINGKAHSVFNGKIFVRQDAQKIDSFQENRNLLLSRKGLVNTKPQLEIFADDVVCTHGATVGQLEEDELFYLKSRGLNEQQARELLIYAFALETIENITVDSVQELLVDEVHKFTERQLDSELTV from the coding sequence GTGAAGCAACAAAAAGAGCGCACTTTTTTAAAAGATTTACTAAACTTTCAAGGTTCACTTAACGGGCAATCTAAACTTCTTGATAAGGTTCGCCTAAAAGGGGCAGAAGGGGTGCGAAACACCTCTTTTCCAACTAAAAAGCTAGAAGACTGGAAATTTATTAGTCTTCGGGATCTTTATCGGGATTCTTATGAGCTGGCTTCTAATTTAGAAGTAGAGGCTTCTGATATTAGCGAACACTATCTTCCAGAAAGTGAAGGGTCTCGACTTGTTTTTGTTAATGGGTCTTTTTCTGCAGAACATTCTTCTACGGATGCACTGCCGGATGAAGTCGTTATCGGAAATATTGCTCAGCTGGCTGCTGATGATAATGACCTTATTAAAGACCATCTGAATAAATATGTCGAGAATAATTTCGAGAATGATGTCTTTAGTTCATTCAATAGTGCATTTCTGAAGGATGGGGCTTTCATCTACGTGCCCGAAGATGTCACCGTTGAAGCACCAGTTCACCTTCTGTATGTACAGACTGATGCGGACGAAAACTATTTTACAACTTCTCGTAGCGTAGTTGTAGCTGATAAAAATTCCGAAATTACTATCGTTGAGGATCACATTGGTTTGGCAGATAACAAATATTTTAATCTGCCGGTAGTGGAAGTGAATCTGGAAGAAGATGCTTATGTGAAGCATACCAAGATACAACGCGACAGTCGTGAGGCTATCCATATTGCACGAACAGCGGCTTTTGTGGATCATCACGCCGATTATGAGTCTTATACTATTACCCTTGGAGCTAAGCTATCACGCAATGAACCTCGTATTTCTCAACGAGACGAAGAGGTTGAATTTACGGTTGATGGTCTTGTACTGATTGACGGAGAGCAGGTTTCGGATACTCATTCCGTCATGGATCACCGTTTTTCGCATGCCGAAAGCCATCAGCTGCACAAGTGCGTGATCAATGGGAAGGCACACTCGGTATTTAACGGTAAGATATTTGTCCGCCAAGACGCTCAGAAAATTGATTCTTTCCAGGAAAACCGAAACTTACTGCTTTCGCGCAAAGGATTAGTCAATACTAAACCTCAGCTCGAGATTTTTGCCGACGATGTGGTATGTACACATGGTGCCACTGTAGGACAGCTTGAAGAGGATGAGCTTTTCTATCTTAAAAGTCGCGGACTCAACGAGCAGCAGGCACGTGAACTTCTTATTTACGCTTTTGCACTCGAGACTATCGAAAATATTACGGTTGATTCTGTACAAGAACTACTCGTAGATGAAGTGCATAAGTTCACTGAACGACAGCTAGACTCCGAATTAACGGTTTAA